Proteins encoded within one genomic window of Ranitomeya variabilis isolate aRanVar5 chromosome 4, aRanVar5.hap1, whole genome shotgun sequence:
- the TNS4 gene encoding tensin-4 — protein MSQVIPTHVLRVGQTVCMAPKDDISGLRQVVHPKGISISSKCSYYTSESYVEQMTSQVNGHNLAETLPYGGHKSMNVHQPLPGKNGIKLMNAKQPSEAEVCNVGDPLSPSLDISIDNLNQLILQLDPTFQPLPVNSDLIKKKLDSSPSRPVATKVTNSPEIKCVEVNPPKVICHHENIQRSSSPTPKSEGILIARGTQSESISPSGSLIFSEPQSHVLHDHPQRPLNGGSYPATATITIPRQKSNQQNQIVSTSYGSDNTYQTRPSFRTSEASMSTSPGSDTSYILGSTHSLQYDDTDGHFHSRLSESPFGSQGSFSNLHSPIITSPNAHINNFDHNGSFGYFKTYPNNSTKSHANSCPPSVNNSTMDIPILLVNGCHYPENMDISSKSSRQLPGGNRQKVALSFSKTSSESSIPTCSDGSMKDGQPGMKFVMETSKQWFKPNLTRDQAIELLKDKEPGAFIIRDSTSYRGCFGLAVKVPAPPLKTGNVTNEVVRHFLIESSSKGVHVKGAAEEPYFGSLPAFVYQHTITPLSLPCKLLVPLRGQNDCDISSDFSPEGVCESKSSAACNLLYLNSVSTETLTGSSAIHKAVTTTFQRADHIVPTIVNFRAVDQGVTLTDVQRKVFFRRHYPVSSLSFCSVDPEHRKWQKQCRPSRIFGFVAKNPSDPSDNVCHVFAEYDVIQPASPLITYLTNLIQQQERV, from the exons ATGTCTCAAGTGATACCCACCCATGTGTTAAGAGTTGGACAGACTGTATGTATGGCACCCAAAGATGATATTAGTGGCCTCAGACAAGTTGTTCATCCAAAAGGGATCTCGATTTCCTCAAAATGTTCCTACTACACTTCAGAGAGCTACGTCGAACAGATGACATCACAAGTAAATGGTCACAATTTGGCCGAGACCCTTCCTTATGGTGGACACAAATCCATGAATGTCCACCAACCTTTACCAGGAAAAAATGGTATAAAATTAATGAATGCAAAGCAACCATCAGAGGCTGAGGTCTGCAATGTAGGAGATCCTCTATCTCCATCACTGGACATCTCCATAGACAACCTGAACCAACTCATTTTACAGTTAGATCCTACTTTTCAACCCTTGCCTGTAAACTCTGACTTGATTAAGAAAAAACTTGACTCTTCCCCAAGTAGACCAGTTGCTACCAAAGTTACCAATTCTCCAG AGATAAAGTGTGTTGAAGTAAATCCACCAAAGGTGATTTGTCATCATGAAAATATACAAAGATCTTCAAGTCCCACCCCAAAAAGTGAGGGTATCTTGATTGCTCGGGGAACACAGTCGGAAAGCATAAGCCCTAGTGGTAGCCTAATTTTTAGTGAGCCACAGTCACATGTGCTCCATGATCATCCCCAACGTCCTTTGAATGGAGGATCCTATCCGGCTACCGCAACTATTACTATTCCACGTCAAAAGTCAAATCAGCAAAATCAGATTGTATCTACTTCATATGGCTCAGATAACACATACCAAACAAGACCCTCATTCCGCACCAGTGAAGCCTCCATGTCCACCAGCCCTGGATCAGACACCAGTTATATTTTGGGAAG TACTCACTCCCTACAGTATGATGATACTGATGGCCACTTTCATTCAAGGTTGTCAGAAAGTCCTTTTGGTTCACAGGGATCATTTTCTAATTTACACAGCCCAATAATAACATCACCTAATGCACATATAAACAACTTTGACCACAATGGCAGTTTTGGATATTTCAAGACCTATCCAAATAATTCTACAAAGAGCCATGCCAACAGTTGCCCACCATCAGTGAACAACTCTACCATGGACATCCCCATCCTTCTGGTCAATGGATGTCACTACCCAGAAAATATGGATATCTCTTCAAAATCTTCTAGACAATTGCCGGGTGGAAATCGCCAAAAAGTGGCTTTAAGTTTCAGCAAAACCTCATCTGAATCTTCAATCCCAACATGTTCAGATG GTTCCATGAAAGATGGACAGCCTGGCATGAAGTTTGTTATGGAGACATCCAAGCAGTGGTTTAAACCTAACTTGACAAGAGACCAAG CCATTGAGTTGCTGAAAGACAAAGAGCCTGGAGCATTCATCATCCGGGACAGCACTTCCTACCGTGGTTGCTTTGGTTTGGCAGTGAAAGTTCCAGCACCGCCATTAAAGACAG GTAATGTGACTAATGAAGTTGTCCGACATTTCCTGATTGAATCGTCGTCAAAAGGCGTCCATGTGAAAGGAGCGGCagaggaaccatattttg GAAGTCTCCCTGCATTCGTATATCAGCACACCATCACCCCCTTATCGTTACCATGCAAGCTGCTCGTTCCACTTAGAG GTCAAAATGattgtgacattagctctgacttTTCCCCAGAAGGCGTTTGTGAGTCCAAGTCTTCAGCAG CATGCAACCTGTTATATCTGAACTCGGTCAGTACCGAGACACTGACAGGATCTAGCGCTATCCACAAAGCTGTGACAACCACTTTTCAAAGAGCAGACCACATAGTCCCAACCATTGTGAACTTCAGAGCCGTAGACCAAGGAGTCACCTTGACCGATGTTCAACGCAA GGTATTTTTCAGACGCCACTATCCTGTGTCTTCCCTCAGCTTCTGTAGTGTTGATCCTGAGCACAGAAA ATGGCAGAAGCAGTGCAGACCTTCCAG GATATTTGGTTTTGTGGCAAAGAATCCATCAGATCCTTCGGACAATGTGTGCCATG